A portion of the Drosophila sechellia strain sech25 chromosome 2R, ASM438219v1, whole genome shotgun sequence genome contains these proteins:
- the LOC6607929 gene encoding 23 kDa integral membrane protein, which translates to MSAMDCGGVFVKYVLFIFNILFVICGILLITFGSIMVSTIKDFSGVGETFTANSVAIIILVLGCVVFLVAFMGCCGAIRENACALTSYSVVMLVLLVSQLALIIYVWVDHVQIQQSLEKIVQTIWDQRKTDALLMDTLQRSFKCCGLNGFSDYGITYPASCCDSPSNGTCGLAQVMSRSSCLRAVDSFWDTNVSIIKYAGLGVTAVELVAFIFACCLANQTRNSQRRQNY; encoded by the exons atGTCAGCAATGGATTGCGGCGGCGTCTTTGTGAAATATGTGCTGTTCATATTCAACATACTGTTTGTG ATATGCGGCATTTTGCTTATCACCTTCGGCTCCATCATGGTGTCCACCATAAAGGACTTCTCGGGCGTCGGCGAGACCTTCACGGCCAACAGCGTGGCCATCATCATCCTGGTCCTTGGCTGCGTCGTCTTCCTGGTGGCCTTCATGGGATGCTGCGGCGCCATTCGCGAGAATGCCTGTGCTCTGACTTCG TACTCTGTGGTCatgctggtgctgctggtcAGTCAGCTGGCCCTCATTATCTACGTGTGGGTGGACCATGTGCAGATACAGCAATCCCTGGAGAAGATCGTCCAGACCATCTGGGATCAACGCAAGACCGATGCCCTGCTCATGGACACACTGCAGCGATCG TTCAAGTGCTGCGGCTTGAACGGCTTCTCTGATTACGGCATTACGTATCCCGCCTCCTGCTGCGACTCGCCCTCCAATGGAACCTGCGGACTAGCCCAAGTCATGTCGCGATCCAGTTGCCTGAGAGCCGTCGATTCCTTCTGGGACACCAACGTGAGCATCATCAAGTACGCTGGCCTGGGTGTGACTGCTGTCGAG CTTGTGGCCTTCATTTTCGCCTGCTGCCTGGCCAATCAGACCCGCAACTCTCAGAGACGCCAGAACTACTAA
- the LOC6607930 gene encoding 23 kDa integral membrane protein, translating to MDCGTSMVKYILFIFNTIVSIIGILSIVYGVLILKSIGTIEVNGQVGFPPQALMPIILISLGSIVVFISFLGCCGAIRESVCMTMSYAVFLLILLILQLTLVILLFTNKEKFENAMGKVIENAWMADSTHKDGVFDTIQKSLHCCGSSSALDYVAKGELLPSSCCSGSCLNPANYYPGCRGKFIELMTAGSENAKYVGIGLIGVELIGFIFACCLANNVRNYKRRNAY from the exons ATGGACTGCGGCACGTCTATGGTCAAATACATCCTCTTCATATTCAACACCATTGTGTCG ATTATCGGCATCTTGAGCATTGTTTATGGCGTGCTGATTCTGAAAAGCATCGGTACAATCGAAGTTAATGGACAAGTGGGCTTCCCGCCACAGGCTCTCATGCCGATCATTCTTATCAGCTTGGGCTCGATTGTGGTCTTCATTTCATTCCTGGGATGCTGCGGTGCCATTCGCGAATCCGTCTGCATGACCATGAGCTATGCCGTCTTCTTGCTGATCCTGCTGATCCTGCAGCTGACGCTCGTTATTCTGCTGTTTACCAACAAGGAGAAGTTTGAGAACGCAATGGGAAAAGTTATCGAGAATGCATGGATGGCAGACTCTACTCATAAGGATGGTGTCTTCGATACCATTCAGAAATCG TTGCACTGCTGCGGATCAAGCTCTGCTCTGGACTATGTTGCCAAGGGAGAACTGCTGCCCTCCAGTTGTTGCAGCGGCTCGTGCCTGAACCCGGCCAACTACTACCCGGGATGCCGTGGAAAGTTCATCGAATTAATGACCGCTGGATCTGAGAACGCTAAATATGTGGGCATCGGCCTCATCGGAGTGGAG CTGATCGGCTTCATCTTTGCCTGTTGCCTGGCCAACAATGTGCGTAACTACAAGCGCCGGAACGCCTACTAA